Proteins found in one Mucilaginibacter inviolabilis genomic segment:
- a CDS encoding oligosaccharide flippase family protein translates to MSTAKKFAGQTAIYGVTTIVQRLLGALLTPLYTKAYNPNVYSIFSTMFSYASVLQAVLSFGMETTFFRYLNKFPDNKRQVYNNSFWAVFMVTIVFLILTVPFTHTIAGLIKIGKGTSQQEFELYIRYFLGILVIDAWCAIPFAKLRADSRPIKYGSIKLINIIVTVSLNLIFIWIIPYIIKHQMPGAVWCKQWFTMGWVGYIFVSNLVASFITLLLLLPELLKLQLSFDGVMFKNMLTYSWPVMIAGLSYIVNENFDKILLGKLLPDSISEREVGIYSGCARISVFLSLFNQAFRMGAEPFFFSHAKNKNAGQTYSRIMDYFVITMCLMFVGVVANIQILKHYVNNHDYWVGLPVVPPLLLGYVSLGIYTNLSIWYKLSDQTKYGLYISGIGAIVTIVLNVIFIPKYSYMASAWISLIAYASMMIMSYIWGQKHYPIPYNLKKNVIYIVSSIILVYLSFSTFKRNIFVGNILLFLYAGAAFIAERKQLKAIFSKR, encoded by the coding sequence TTGTCAACCGCTAAAAAATTTGCCGGGCAAACGGCTATATACGGTGTAACTACTATAGTGCAGCGTTTATTAGGTGCTTTGCTTACCCCGCTTTATACAAAAGCATACAATCCTAATGTATATAGTATTTTTAGTACCATGTTTAGTTATGCCTCTGTTTTGCAGGCAGTGCTGTCTTTTGGAATGGAAACTACTTTTTTCAGGTATCTGAATAAATTTCCTGATAATAAAAGACAGGTTTACAATAACAGTTTTTGGGCTGTATTTATGGTAACGATAGTTTTTTTGATATTAACCGTTCCGTTTACGCATACTATAGCGGGTTTAATTAAAATTGGTAAAGGCACTTCACAACAGGAATTTGAACTATATATCCGTTATTTTTTAGGTATTTTAGTTATTGACGCCTGGTGCGCTATCCCATTTGCCAAACTCCGGGCAGACAGCCGGCCAATAAAATACGGTAGTATTAAACTTATCAATATCATAGTTACCGTATCGCTCAACCTCATTTTTATTTGGATAATCCCGTATATCATTAAGCACCAAATGCCTGGTGCCGTATGGTGTAAGCAATGGTTTACGATGGGCTGGGTGGGTTACATATTTGTATCAAACCTGGTGGCCAGCTTTATTACCTTATTGCTGTTACTGCCTGAGTTGCTGAAACTGCAACTAAGTTTTGATGGTGTTATGTTTAAAAATATGCTTACCTACAGTTGGCCTGTAATGATTGCAGGTTTATCATATATTGTTAACGAAAACTTTGATAAAATTTTACTGGGAAAATTGCTGCCCGATAGTATCAGTGAGCGCGAGGTAGGTATTTATTCGGGTTGTGCACGTATATCCGTTTTTCTAAGCCTTTTTAATCAGGCTTTTCGCATGGGGGCCGAGCCATTCTTTTTTAGTCATGCCAAGAATAAAAATGCAGGTCAAACCTACTCCCGTATCATGGATTATTTTGTGATAACCATGTGCCTCATGTTTGTGGGTGTTGTAGCTAATATCCAGATACTAAAACACTATGTAAATAATCACGACTATTGGGTTGGCTTGCCGGTTGTGCCGCCTTTGTTGCTGGGTTATGTAAGCCTGGGTATTTATACCAATTTGTCTATCTGGTACAAACTGTCTGACCAGACAAAATATGGCCTGTACATATCCGGGATAGGGGCTATAGTGACTATCGTGCTCAACGTGATATTTATTCCTAAATATAGTTATATGGCATCGGCCTGGATCTCATTGATTGCTTATGCCAGTATGATGATCATGTCGTACATATGGGGACAAAAGCACTACCCTATACCTTACAATCTTAAAAAGAATGTCATATATATCGTATCATCAATAATACTTGTGTATTTGTCGTTCAGCACATTTAAACGTAATATATTTGTAGGTAATATATTGTTGTTCCTGTATGCAGGAGCTGCTTTTATAGCAGAGCGTAAACAGTTAAAGGCCATATTTAGTAAGAGATGA
- the dut gene encoding dUTP diphosphatase: protein MTIRIINKSKNSLPAYETAHAAGMDLRADIEESVRLNPMERKLIPTGLFIELPVGFEAQIRPRSGLAFKHGIGIVNSPGTIDADYRGEIKVLLINLSTEVFEINNGDRIAQMVVARHETVNWNEVEVLNETTRGEGGFGHTAVK, encoded by the coding sequence ATGACCATCAGGATAATTAATAAGTCGAAAAATAGCTTACCTGCATATGAAACTGCTCATGCCGCAGGTATGGACTTAAGGGCAGATATTGAAGAATCAGTAAGATTAAACCCCATGGAGCGTAAGCTTATTCCTACCGGTTTGTTTATAGAACTTCCTGTTGGGTTTGAAGCTCAGATACGGCCACGGAGCGGATTGGCGTTTAAGCATGGTATAGGTATTGTTAATTCACCGGGTACCATTGATGCCGATTATCGCGGAGAGATCAAAGTGCTGCTGATTAACCTTTCGACGGAGGTATTTGAGATCAATAATGGCGACCGGATTGCCCAAATGGTAGTTGCCCGGCATGAGACCGTAAACTGGAATGAGGTAGAGGTGTTAAATGAAACCACCCGGGGCGAAGGTGGCTTTGGTCATACAGCTGTTAAATAG
- the gatA gene encoding Asp-tRNA(Asn)/Glu-tRNA(Gln) amidotransferase subunit GatA encodes MAKFYSSLNEIRSGLQRAEITVEGLVKNYLDQIKKNAHLNAFNEVFEEEALINAKNIDNRIKNGTAGKLAGMVIGIKDNICYKGHQVSASSKILKDFTSIYSSTIVERLLAEDVVIIGRCNCDEFAMGGANETSYFGPVKNMADETRVSGGSSGGSAVAVQANMCHAAIGTDTGGSVRQPASFCGVIGLKPTYGRVSRHGIIAFASSFDQVGPITRSVEDAALLLEVMAGPDDYDSTLAQQEVPAFSAHIEKTGKKKIAYLQEAISSPGVDAEVKDVLVKYIDKLRADGHTVTPIAFEQLDYLVPAYYILAMAEASSNLARYDGVHYGYRSPSADDLQSTYKRSRSEGFGKEVKRRIMLGTFVLSAGYYDAYYAKAQKVRRLIREKTDQILNEYDFILVPTAPEPAFALGKEEKDPVVTYLSDIFTVQASLAGVPAISLPVGNNSQGLPLGLQLLAKHFNEQELLNFSKYFLEL; translated from the coding sequence ATGGCTAAATTTTATTCCTCTTTAAATGAAATAAGGAGTGGGTTGCAACGTGCGGAAATTACCGTTGAAGGACTGGTAAAGAACTATCTTGATCAAATTAAAAAAAATGCTCATCTAAATGCCTTTAACGAGGTGTTTGAAGAAGAAGCATTGATCAATGCAAAAAACATTGACAACCGGATAAAAAATGGTACAGCCGGCAAACTGGCCGGAATGGTTATCGGTATAAAAGATAACATCTGTTACAAAGGGCACCAGGTAAGTGCTTCTTCCAAAATATTAAAAGATTTCACCTCTATTTATTCATCAACCATTGTTGAGCGCCTGCTGGCCGAAGATGTGGTTATTATTGGCCGCTGCAATTGTGATGAGTTTGCCATGGGCGGCGCTAATGAAACCTCTTATTTTGGCCCGGTAAAAAACATGGCCGACGAAACTAGGGTTTCCGGCGGCTCATCTGGCGGTTCGGCAGTGGCTGTGCAGGCAAATATGTGCCATGCAGCTATTGGTACCGACACCGGGGGCTCCGTAAGGCAACCCGCTTCATTTTGTGGTGTTATTGGTTTAAAGCCTACTTATGGTCGTGTTTCCAGGCATGGTATTATTGCTTTTGCCTCGTCATTTGACCAGGTTGGCCCTATCACCAGGTCGGTTGAGGATGCCGCCTTATTGTTGGAGGTTATGGCCGGTCCCGATGATTATGATAGCACACTGGCTCAGCAGGAAGTACCCGCGTTTTCTGCCCATATCGAAAAAACAGGTAAAAAGAAGATAGCATACCTACAGGAAGCCATTTCGAGTCCGGGTGTTGATGCCGAGGTAAAAGATGTGCTGGTAAAATATATTGATAAACTCCGTGCAGATGGTCATACGGTAACACCTATTGCCTTTGAACAATTAGACTACCTGGTACCGGCTTATTATATTTTGGCCATGGCCGAAGCTTCTTCAAACCTGGCCCGGTACGATGGGGTTCATTACGGGTACCGCAGTCCATCGGCCGATGATCTGCAGTCTACTTATAAACGCTCCCGCTCTGAAGGTTTTGGCAAAGAAGTAAAACGCCGCATTATGCTGGGTACATTTGTACTGAGTGCCGGTTATTATGATGCCTATTATGCTAAAGCTCAGAAGGTACGCCGGCTGATCAGGGAAAAAACCGACCAGATATTAAACGAGTATGATTTTATATTGGTACCTACAGCTCCGGAACCTGCATTTGCTCTGGGTAAAGAAGAAAAAGACCCCGTGGTAACCTATCTTTCTGATATTTTTACCGTACAAGCATCGTTAGCAGGTGTTCCAGCTATTTCCTTGCCTGTTGGCAATAATAGCCAGGGTTTGCCGTTAGGTTTACAATTGCTTGCTAAGCATTTTAACGAACAGGAACTATTGAATTTTTCAAAATATTTCCTTGAACTTTAA
- a CDS encoding Sec-independent protein translocase subunit TatA/TatB, with the protein MGGLGAPEIILIIIAILLLFGGKKIPELMRGLGKGVKEFKDAQNGESNTSTSEEKPKV; encoded by the coding sequence ATGGGTGGATTAGGCGCACCAGAAATCATTCTGATCATCATTGCAATACTTTTATTGTTTGGCGGTAAAAAAATACCTGAACTAATGAGAGGTTTAGGAAAAGGCGTTAAAGAATTTAAAGACGCGCAAAACGGCGAAAGCAATACAAGCACCAGCGAAGAGAAACCAAAAGTTTAG
- a CDS encoding tetratricopeptide repeat protein yields MYNKKWRYNNTVNKSGMGRFGTVFSLLSLILILSIGSAQGQKSAPAKPMSQADSMMVKQLFFSAIREKTIENSKRAGEMFERILQADPTNDASMFELANLKRQQNDYAGARPLLEKAVALSPDNEWYWVALADDYEKTNTIDKLENVFNQLIRINPDKPDYYFDKANAYLILKRYDDALKVYNQLEKINGPSDDILASRQKIYLKQGKIDQAAAELEKAIVDNPGQMRYYLLLAEIYNSNGLNDKALKVLLQAEKQDNNNGMVHLALADVYRDKKNNDACFNELILAFANPDVSIDQKVNIISGYFPKFPEPNAKASALELSRLLTIAHPADAKAYAIYGDMLLQNTKLKEARAAYKKSIQLNEQVYVVHEQLVRVELSENDIDATIKDGENALSLFPNQGWMNYMVGVAFAQKKEYKKALNYATNATSLEIQDKDLLSLSFSLLGDCYHSLKDNKSSDEAYDKALSYNPDNAYTLNNYAYYLSLRSEQLDKAAQMSARSNELQPNTASFEDTYAWVLFKQKKYADAKVWMLKALAHDKTNSAAQYEHYGDILFYLGSTDEAVENWKKAKNNGGQSPLLDRKINEKKYSE; encoded by the coding sequence ATGTATAATAAGAAATGGAGATATAACAATACAGTAAATAAGAGTGGCATGGGTCGCTTTGGCACTGTATTTTCTCTTTTGTCTTTGATCCTTATTCTGAGCATTGGATCTGCGCAGGGCCAAAAGTCTGCCCCAGCCAAGCCTATGAGCCAGGCCGACAGCATGATGGTGAAACAGCTTTTCTTTTCGGCTATCCGCGAAAAAACCATTGAAAATTCTAAACGGGCAGGTGAAATGTTTGAACGCATATTACAAGCCGACCCCACCAACGATGCTTCGATGTTTGAACTGGCTAACCTGAAACGGCAGCAGAACGATTATGCCGGGGCGCGACCGCTATTGGAAAAAGCAGTAGCTCTTAGTCCGGATAATGAATGGTATTGGGTGGCTCTTGCCGATGATTATGAAAAAACCAATACCATTGATAAGCTTGAGAATGTATTTAATCAGTTGATCAGGATCAATCCGGATAAACCCGATTATTATTTTGATAAAGCCAATGCCTATCTTATTTTAAAAAGATATGATGATGCCCTTAAAGTATATAATCAGCTGGAGAAGATTAACGGCCCAAGTGATGATATTTTGGCAAGCCGGCAAAAGATCTATTTAAAACAAGGTAAAATTGATCAGGCGGCCGCTGAACTGGAGAAAGCTATTGTGGATAATCCGGGCCAGATGCGTTATTACCTTTTACTGGCCGAAATTTATAACTCAAACGGATTGAATGATAAGGCCTTGAAAGTTCTGTTGCAGGCCGAAAAGCAAGACAATAATAACGGGATGGTGCATTTAGCTTTAGCTGATGTTTACCGCGACAAAAAGAATAACGATGCCTGTTTTAATGAATTGATACTGGCATTTGCAAATCCCGATGTGAGTATCGACCAAAAAGTAAATATCATTAGCGGGTACTTTCCAAAATTTCCTGAGCCTAATGCTAAGGCGAGTGCGCTTGAACTAAGCCGTCTTTTAACAATAGCACACCCTGCCGATGCCAAGGCTTATGCTATTTATGGCGATATGCTATTGCAAAACACCAAATTAAAAGAGGCTAGGGCTGCATACAAAAAATCAATCCAGCTAAATGAGCAGGTATATGTGGTACACGAGCAACTGGTAAGGGTTGAATTGAGCGAAAATGATATAGACGCTACCATAAAAGATGGCGAAAACGCGCTTTCGCTATTCCCTAACCAGGGTTGGATGAACTATATGGTGGGTGTGGCCTTTGCACAGAAGAAGGAGTATAAAAAAGCGCTTAATTATGCTACAAATGCAACTTCATTAGAAATTCAGGATAAGGATTTACTTTCGCTGAGTTTTTCGTTATTGGGCGATTGTTATCATAGTTTAAAAGATAACAAAAGCTCCGACGAGGCTTATGATAAGGCGTTAAGCTATAATCCGGATAATGCGTATACGTTAAACAATTATGCCTATTATTTATCGTTAAGAAGTGAGCAACTGGACAAGGCCGCACAAATGTCGGCTCGTTCCAATGAGCTTCAGCCTAATACTGCATCTTTTGAAGATACATACGCATGGGTACTTTTTAAGCAAAAAAAATATGCTGATGCAAAGGTGTGGATGTTGAAGGCACTGGCGCATGATAAAACAAATAGCGCTGCTCAATATGAGCACTATGGTGATATTTTGTTTTACCTTGGTAGTACAGACGAAGCTGTAGAAAACTGGAAAAAAGCTAAAAATAACGGCGGTCAATCGCCGCTATTAGACCGTAAAATAAATGAGAAAAAATATAGCGAGTAA
- a CDS encoding DUF4292 domain-containing protein yields the protein MRKNIASKLLIVCCLLIMVSCKARKQVLVARKADSSAKSVDNKVSSKLNAIRAKQVNFNTFSGKAKTKLNINGNSNDVTLNIRIERDKRIWVSITAILGVEAARALITPDSILLINRLQGVYLRKPFSYVYKYVSTQVNYKTLESLLIGNAVPELLNEKAELTNADGNTTLSGSLQDLLYKLVLGADLKVTQTNLSNQNEGQSLQVTNNSFIQATNRVMPSQIDIASVVKDKKIQVNLHYTKADFDVQQEYPFNIPANYEPAK from the coding sequence ATGAGAAAAAATATAGCGAGTAAGTTATTAATAGTGTGTTGCCTGCTGATTATGGTAAGCTGTAAAGCCCGTAAACAGGTATTGGTGGCTCGCAAGGCTGATTCATCGGCAAAGTCTGTTGATAACAAAGTGAGCAGTAAGTTAAATGCTATCAGAGCAAAGCAGGTGAATTTCAATACCTTTTCTGGTAAAGCAAAAACCAAGCTCAATATTAATGGTAACAGCAATGATGTTACCCTCAATATTCGTATTGAGCGCGATAAACGGATCTGGGTTTCCATTACCGCCATTTTGGGGGTTGAAGCTGCCCGGGCACTGATCACACCTGACAGTATATTGCTTATCAATCGTTTGCAGGGAGTGTATTTACGTAAGCCATTTAGCTATGTATATAAGTATGTCAGCACCCAGGTTAACTATAAAACACTGGAGTCGTTACTGATTGGTAATGCCGTGCCTGAATTGCTGAACGAAAAAGCCGAGCTGACCAATGCGGATGGAAATACCACCCTGAGCGGCAGTTTACAGGATTTGCTATATAAGCTGGTTTTAGGCGCCGATCTGAAAGTTACACAAACAAATTTGTCCAATCAAAACGAAGGACAATCTTTGCAGGTGACTAACAATAGCTTTATCCAGGCAACAAATCGGGTTATGCCATCACAAATAGATATCGCATCAGTAGTAAAAGATAAAAAAATACAGGTTAATTTGCATTATACAAAGGCCGACTTTGACGTACAGCAGGAATATCCATTCAATATCCCCGCCAATTACGAGCCGGCCAAATAA
- a CDS encoding Sec-independent protein translocase subunit TatA/TatB, whose translation MLSSVFLFLNIGTSEMVLILFAALMLFGGDKLPELARGLGKGIRDFKDASEDVKREINNQINNYEEKKTETTVKDTPIAEENTAEHTTTTTTAEDNEVKHPIHGVENTVPNTIPISDTYVSTHESEPVAETHIDLTKKTTVDPVKTEHE comes from the coding sequence ATGCTAAGTTCAGTTTTTTTATTTTTAAATATTGGTACGAGCGAGATGGTACTGATACTTTTTGCAGCATTAATGCTTTTTGGAGGTGATAAACTACCTGAGCTGGCACGCGGTTTAGGCAAAGGCATCCGTGATTTTAAAGATGCATCTGAGGATGTAAAACGTGAAATTAACAATCAGATTAACAACTACGAGGAAAAGAAAACCGAAACTACAGTAAAAGATACTCCGATTGCTGAAGAAAACACTGCAGAACACACCACCACCACAACTACTGCGGAGGATAATGAAGTGAAGCACCCTATACATGGTGTAGAAAATACGGTGCCCAATACAATCCCTATCTCGGATACTTACGTAAGTACCCATGAAAGTGAGCCTGTGGCAGAAACGCACATTGACCTTACCAAGAAAACAACCGTAGATCCTGTTAAAACAGAACACGAATAA
- a CDS encoding murein hydrolase activator EnvC family protein gives MKFLKAVFFIIAVFIAVDVHAQSSQELKRRRDKLSEELEQLNKDYQETSQNKRATLKQLSLLKAQINLREEKINIINSEVRNLDNQISESNNTVHSLQNQLDQLKKEYAAMILFAYRNQSAYNKLMFIFASRDFNQAYKRLKYLQQFGTYRERQAGYIQGTQKELHVKINELDKNKQEKSNLLADQQKEKETLGKEKNNQVKVVSDLSQHEGQLKQQQREVQAKIAKTNREIASTIRREIEEARRKAEAEAREAARIAAAKAKAENRPAPVAPSKPAVRSESSVLNATPEAAKLSNDFLGNRGRLPWPVANGVITQGFGMYTTPEGIKSESTGIDIKTNPGSSVRAVFDGTVVRVVDVSGTYLVMIVHGEYFTVYANLRSVSVARGQKVSTKQTLGTVATDSSTGETEVHFEVYKVKDPTNPKTWLAPN, from the coding sequence ATGAAGTTTTTAAAAGCAGTATTTTTTATAATAGCGGTATTTATAGCGGTTGATGTGCATGCTCAAAGCAGCCAGGAGTTAAAACGCAGACGGGATAAATTATCAGAAGAGCTGGAGCAACTGAATAAAGATTATCAGGAAACCTCGCAAAATAAAAGAGCTACTTTAAAACAACTGAGTTTGTTAAAAGCGCAAATAAACCTGCGGGAAGAGAAAATAAATATCATCAACTCGGAAGTAAGAAATTTAGATAATCAAATCTCAGAGAGCAATAATACCGTACATAGTTTACAAAATCAGCTCGACCAGCTAAAAAAAGAATATGCAGCCATGATACTTTTTGCTTATCGCAATCAAAGTGCCTATAATAAGCTGATGTTCATTTTTGCTTCGAGGGATTTTAACCAAGCCTATAAACGATTAAAATATTTACAACAGTTTGGTACCTACCGCGAGCGACAGGCGGGTTATATACAGGGAACCCAAAAAGAACTGCATGTAAAGATAAATGAGCTAGATAAAAACAAGCAGGAAAAGAGCAATCTGCTGGCTGATCAACAAAAGGAGAAGGAAACGCTTGGTAAAGAAAAGAATAACCAGGTAAAAGTGGTAAGCGATTTGTCGCAACATGAAGGGCAGTTGAAACAGCAGCAACGCGAGGTTCAGGCAAAAATTGCCAAAACCAACAGGGAAATTGCCTCAACTATCCGCAGGGAAATTGAGGAAGCCAGGCGCAAGGCCGAGGCAGAAGCAAGAGAGGCCGCCAGAATAGCCGCAGCTAAAGCAAAAGCCGAAAACAGGCCCGCTCCGGTAGCTCCGTCTAAGCCAGCGGTACGAAGCGAATCGAGTGTGTTGAATGCGACACCGGAGGCTGCTAAGTTGTCAAATGACTTTTTGGGTAACCGCGGTCGTTTGCCATGGCCGGTTGCCAACGGTGTGATAACCCAGGGATTTGGTATGTATACTACGCCGGAGGGAATAAAAAGTGAAAGCACCGGTATTGATATAAAAACCAACCCCGGAAGCTCAGTAAGGGCTGTATTTGATGGTACGGTGGTGAGAGTGGTTGACGTGAGCGGAACTTACCTGGTGATGATAGTTCACGGGGAATATTTTACCGTATATGCCAACTTAAGGTCGGTTAGTGTGGCCAGGGGACAAAAGGTGAGTACCAAGCAAACATTAGGAACAGTGGCGACAGATTCGTCGACGGGAGAAACAGAAGTTCACTTTGAAGTTTATAAAGTGAAAGATCCAACTAACCCTAAAACGTGGCTGGCACCTAACTAA